A genomic stretch from Thermococcus sp. MV5 includes:
- a CDS encoding tRNA(Met) cytidine acetyltransferase TmcA: MTVRVRFDKETREYAKSEGIKDSILKLTESALGEALENFHRRMIILAGETMKKATLAGILGGASAKIISSILDELVERKLRDESESRVEVLYATDALGQETFGRMRYEEFRKHFDILAGDNINVTSVTFKHTRDILGRTYDLLVLDLSYDFSPNDLGRIIETIRGGGLIFVLANPFEKWKNMWTGFHKSLVTPPYTIDDVKKRFNRRLIRKFEEHEGIYIINAETQKILKGSKNEKKQAKLPEREKVEVPEDIKFPKELYNLCLTNGQVNVLKALEELIEKDGMVVLTADRGRGKSVSVGIGSIGLAVMAKKRRVRIVITAPELENVQSLFRFAKKSLQKLGYKPKVIEENGLIKEIYAKGIGLRYYPPTQGYKMNADIYVIDEAAGIHVPILHKYLNKPRVIYSSTIHGYEGAGRGFSVKFLKKAKEKREFREIHLSVPIRYGNNDPLERWLFDVLLLDAEPVELTEEDYELIRKKEVYFEKPDLDDWFENDREDLRHFVGIYVLAHYRNRPSDVALLADAPHHEARILRLKNGKIVCAVQVAKEGGIPKKEIEKMVKGYKPRGNIIPDMMVKHHYAKEFARLKGYRVVRIATHPDAMNMGLGSRALELLIQEASKDGLDWVGSGFGASEELIRFWIRNGFAVVHLSPSRNPVSGEYTAIVVKPISKKAQSIVKTAHNEFRIRLTEWLGDTHRDLEPEIARWLFETPFGEAVEYPLNLTPVQRKRLEMFVGKVLTYDTVLDAVKPIVKLYFLDGWMKPYLDERQVHLLIYRVLQAHTWEETANLINRSPMFTMIEVRDIIRGLWYYYKHIIK; the protein is encoded by the coding sequence ATGACCGTGAGAGTGAGATTTGACAAAGAAACAAGAGAATATGCAAAAAGCGAGGGGATTAAAGACTCCATCTTAAAACTCACTGAAAGTGCCCTTGGAGAAGCTTTAGAGAACTTTCATAGAAGGATGATAATCCTTGCTGGAGAAACTATGAAAAAAGCCACTCTGGCTGGAATTCTTGGTGGGGCTTCTGCCAAAATAATATCCTCTATTCTCGATGAGCTCGTGGAAAGAAAACTCAGAGACGAAAGTGAAAGCCGAGTTGAAGTTTTATATGCCACTGATGCTCTTGGACAAGAAACCTTCGGTAGAATGAGGTACGAGGAATTTAGAAAGCATTTTGACATTTTGGCTGGGGATAACATAAATGTAACATCTGTAACTTTCAAACACACTCGAGATATTTTAGGAAGAACCTATGATCTCCTTGTTCTTGATCTGAGTTATGACTTTTCACCCAACGATCTGGGTAGAATCATTGAAACCATTCGAGGGGGCGGATTGATATTCGTCCTTGCCAATCCCTTTGAAAAGTGGAAAAACATGTGGACAGGATTTCACAAAAGCCTTGTGACGCCACCTTACACCATTGACGATGTGAAGAAAAGGTTTAACAGAAGACTGATCAGGAAATTTGAAGAACATGAGGGGATTTATATAATAAACGCGGAAACTCAAAAAATTCTAAAAGGGTCAAAAAACGAAAAAAAGCAAGCAAAACTTCCTGAACGAGAAAAAGTAGAAGTTCCAGAGGATATAAAATTCCCGAAGGAACTCTACAACCTCTGTCTTACAAACGGACAAGTTAATGTTCTCAAGGCTCTTGAAGAGCTTATAGAAAAAGATGGGATGGTAGTGTTAACCGCTGATAGAGGGAGAGGAAAAAGTGTCAGTGTAGGAATAGGATCCATCGGATTGGCTGTTATGGCAAAAAAGAGAAGAGTTAGGATAGTCATCACGGCACCAGAACTTGAAAACGTTCAAAGCCTCTTCCGCTTTGCCAAAAAAAGCCTTCAAAAGTTAGGCTACAAACCCAAAGTAATAGAAGAAAACGGCCTTATAAAAGAAATATACGCTAAAGGCATTGGGTTAAGGTATTATCCACCCACACAAGGATATAAGATGAATGCTGATATCTATGTGATCGACGAAGCCGCTGGAATCCACGTTCCAATCTTGCATAAATACCTCAACAAACCAAGAGTTATTTACTCTTCAACAATTCACGGATATGAAGGAGCTGGGAGAGGTTTCTCAGTCAAGTTTTTGAAAAAGGCTAAGGAAAAAAGAGAGTTCAGAGAGATACATCTCTCTGTACCTATCAGATATGGGAATAATGACCCTCTTGAGAGGTGGCTCTTTGACGTCCTCCTTCTAGATGCAGAGCCCGTAGAGCTTACTGAGGAGGACTACGAGCTCATAAGAAAGAAAGAGGTTTACTTTGAAAAACCAGACCTAGATGATTGGTTTGAGAATGATAGAGAAGATCTAAGACATTTTGTAGGAATCTACGTACTAGCTCATTACAGAAACAGGCCAAGTGATGTCGCTTTATTGGCCGATGCCCCACATCATGAGGCAAGAATCTTGAGGCTTAAGAATGGAAAAATTGTTTGTGCAGTACAAGTTGCAAAAGAAGGGGGAATCCCAAAAAAGGAAATAGAAAAAATGGTCAAAGGATACAAGCCCAGAGGAAACATAATACCAGATATGATGGTTAAACACCATTACGCAAAGGAATTCGCACGGCTAAAGGGATACAGAGTTGTGAGGATAGCCACTCATCCAGATGCAATGAATATGGGTCTTGGAAGCAGGGCCCTTGAGCTTCTAATTCAAGAAGCAAGTAAAGATGGGTTAGACTGGGTCGGAAGTGGATTTGGAGCAAGTGAAGAGCTCATTAGATTCTGGATAAGGAATGGATTTGCAGTGGTGCATTTGAGCCCCTCAAGAAACCCAGTAAGTGGGGAATACACTGCAATAGTCGTGAAACCAATAAGCAAAAAGGCCCAAAGTATAGTGAAAACTGCCCACAATGAATTTAGAATAAGGCTAACCGAATGGTTGGGAGACACTCATAGGGACCTAGAGCCAGAAATAGCAAGATGGTTGTTTGAGACACCCTTTGGAGAAGCAGTTGAGTATCCACTAAATTTAACCCCAGTACAAAGAAAACGTCTTGAAATGTTCGTTGGCAAAGTCTTGACTTACGACACAGTTCTTGATGCCGTGAAACCCATAGTAAAGCTTTATTTCCTTGACGGATGGATGAAACCATATCTCGATGAGAGGCAGGTACACCTCCTTATCTACCGCGTTTTGCAAGCACATACTTGGGAAGAAACTGCAAATCTCATCAACAGAAGTCCAATGTTTACAATGATAGAAGTCAGGGATATAATAAGAGGATTGTGGTACTATTACAAGCACATTATCAAATGA
- a CDS encoding 7-carboxy-7-deazaguanine synthase QueE, whose amino-acid sequence MFLAEIFNSWQGEGGSVEGSAFGRRQIFVRFAGCDLRCYWCDSRAYLLASSVPKYRYEIEPFSGRFAYKPNPAKFDEVVDIILKLDTGDIHSISYTGGEPVLQTQNLLMLMEVMHDHGFRNFLETNGSRPERIEKIAPLTDYASVDIKDETSKATENWVALVLKEIESIKILKKARVKTYAKLVVTKDTKIEHVKWYAELLKGLAPLAIQPKEPIDISQVQLMDIYNVATRIMGRENVGLSFQVHKYLNVL is encoded by the coding sequence ATGTTCTTAGCGGAGATCTTTAACAGCTGGCAGGGGGAAGGGGGAAGCGTAGAAGGCAGTGCATTTGGTAGGAGGCAAATTTTTGTTAGATTTGCTGGTTGTGATCTTAGATGCTATTGGTGCGACTCAAGAGCCTACCTCCTTGCATCTAGTGTCCCAAAATATAGGTACGAAATAGAGCCTTTCTCAGGGAGATTTGCCTATAAACCAAATCCGGCAAAATTTGATGAAGTTGTTGATATAATCCTAAAGTTAGATACAGGAGATATACACTCTATAAGCTACACTGGAGGAGAACCAGTCCTTCAGACTCAGAATTTGCTCATGCTCATGGAGGTAATGCATGATCATGGTTTTAGAAATTTCCTAGAAACTAATGGAAGCAGACCGGAGAGGATAGAAAAGATAGCTCCGCTTACAGATTACGCAAGTGTGGACATAAAGGATGAAACTTCCAAAGCAACCGAAAATTGGGTGGCTTTGGTTCTCAAAGAGATTGAAAGCATCAAGATACTAAAAAAGGCAAGGGTAAAAACCTACGCTAAGCTTGTTGTTACAAAAGATACAAAAATAGAGCACGTGAAATGGTATGCTGAACTGTTAAAAGGCTTAGCTCCATTGGCAATCCAGCCCAAGGAGCCAATTGACATATCCCAGGTCCAATTGATGGATATTTACAATGTTGCAACTAGAATTATGGGAAGAGAAAATGTCGGGCTAAGCTTTCAGGTCCATAAGTATTTGAATGTTTTATAG
- a CDS encoding IS607 family transposase, giving the protein MVVREKLYTLKQASEILGVHPKTIQKWDREGKIRAVRTPGGRRRIPESEIKRLLGETAENGLIIGYARVSSHTQKDDLERQIEAIKQYARERGWEVKILKDIGSGLNENRKNYRKLLELVAKKEVSKVIITYPDRLTRFGFKTLQFFFQQHGAEIIILNEKDRTPREELVEDLITIISHFAGKLYGMRSYKYKKLKEGAKKLIGEVEGE; this is encoded by the coding sequence ATGGTAGTGAGGGAGAAACTCTACACTCTCAAGCAGGCGAGTGAGATACTTGGAGTTCATCCCAAAACAATCCAGAAATGGGATAGGGAGGGGAAAATTAGAGCCGTCAGGACGCCCGGTGGGAGGAGGAGAATACCCGAGAGTGAAATCAAAAGATTGCTCGGAGAAACCGCTGAGAACGGCCTAATTATCGGCTACGCAAGAGTTTCCAGCCACACTCAAAAGGACGACTTGGAAAGACAAATCGAGGCAATTAAACAATATGCGCGGGAAAGAGGTTGGGAAGTCAAAATACTCAAGGACATCGGTTCAGGTCTCAACGAGAACCGCAAAAACTACAGGAAACTCCTCGAACTCGTCGCTAAAAAAGAAGTTAGCAAAGTGATAATAACCTATCCAGACAGGCTAACCAGATTCGGATTCAAAACACTCCAATTCTTCTTCCAACAGCACGGAGCAGAAATAATCATCCTCAACGAGAAGGACAGGACTCCGCGAGAAGAACTCGTTGAAGACCTGATAACCATAATCAGCCACTTTGCGGGAAAACTTTACGGAATGCGCTCTTACAAATACAAAAAACTCAAGGAAGGTGCGAAAAAACTCATCGGGGAGGTTGAGGGCGAGTGA
- a CDS encoding transposase has protein sequence MKIVLTYKMRHDWNVQKLLNEYQRLLQRAIDEIWKNTTWKEKKVKHCYSVGDGKYKYYETTRLIPHFPKTNEFKRELRNELLKDWPFAKHYVDSAIKTAYSILESWRQNYLKRQRKRKKPVVKRKFVRVKTTLMKIGGSRIKIIVKPREEYLELDYSNEWFYERIEGWKVGELIIRENDVLLTFSREVEFSGEVKVGVDSNLMSLDIYHPEKGWIKVDLSELHRIAETYDRIIDRLKSIQRKSPKRIGRLLKKYYARRRNRIEDFLNKLAVQLSREFPNVVFIFENLNKFNMFNVNGREFNRKLSRATWGKIVQKLSYRAPVEFVNPVHTSSTCPKCGSRLESRNGLVECSNCGFKADRQFVGAFNVLMRGLGVALSGAEGDDLLPNEPRGELSLLRPKSVVRVDLSGRTFAHAPP, from the coding sequence GTGAAAATCGTCCTCACATACAAGATGAGGCACGATTGGAACGTTCAAAAACTCCTCAACGAATACCAACGACTCCTCCAGCGGGCGATTGACGAGATTTGGAAAAACACGACTTGGAAGGAAAAGAAAGTCAAACACTGCTACTCCGTCGGAGACGGAAAATACAAGTATTACGAAACCACTCGATTAATCCCGCATTTTCCCAAAACGAACGAGTTTAAAAGAGAACTGCGGAACGAACTCCTAAAAGATTGGCCCTTCGCAAAACACTACGTTGATTCGGCGATAAAAACAGCATACTCAATTCTTGAGAGCTGGCGACAAAACTACCTCAAGCGACAACGGAAGAGAAAGAAACCGGTCGTTAAAAGGAAGTTCGTTCGAGTGAAAACGACACTAATGAAAATTGGAGGCTCAAGAATCAAGATAATCGTGAAACCAAGAGAAGAATACCTCGAACTCGACTACTCGAACGAGTGGTTTTACGAAAGAATAGAAGGCTGGAAAGTTGGTGAGCTAATAATCAGAGAGAATGACGTCCTCCTAACCTTTTCAAGGGAAGTCGAGTTTTCTGGAGAGGTTAAAGTAGGAGTTGATAGCAACCTCATGAGTCTGGACATTTACCACCCAGAGAAAGGTTGGATTAAAGTGGATTTGAGTGAGTTGCACAGGATTGCTGAAACCTATGACAGGATTATTGACAGGCTCAAAAGTATCCAACGGAAGTCTCCAAAAAGGATTGGAAGACTTCTGAAGAAATATTACGCTCGAAGAAGGAACAGGATTGAGGATTTCCTCAACAAGTTGGCTGTCCAACTTTCAAGAGAGTTCCCCAACGTGGTCTTCATCTTCGAGAACTTGAACAAGTTCAACATGTTCAACGTGAATGGAAGAGAGTTCAATCGAAAGTTGTCCCGTGCAACTTGGGGTAAAATCGTCCAAAAACTTTCCTACCGTGCACCCGTTGAGTTTGTTAATCCTGTTCACACTTCATCCACCTGCCCGAAGTGTGGGAGTAGGTTAGAGTCCCGAAACGGGCTGGTGGAGTGCTCGAACTGTGGGTTTAAGGCTGACAGGCAGTTTGTTGGTGCGTTTAACGTTTTGATGCGGGGACTTGGGGTCGCCCTGAGCGGGGCTGAGGGTGATGATTTACTCCCCAATGAACCCAGAGGGGAGTTGAGCCTGCTGAGGCCCAAGTCCGTCGTGAGGGTTGATTTGAGTGGGAGGACATTTGCCCACGCTCCTCCCTAA
- a CDS encoding CBS domain-containing protein, with the protein MVIIPQPIDPREIKKLRKELGITQEELAERAGVTQAYIAKLESGKVDPRLSTFNRILRALKECKKSRFTAREIMSSPIIAVKPYEIVENVVRLMNKYNISQVPIMAGNKVVGSITEKTLVRKSFEHEDLLSRKAMEVMDEPFPIVNEDESIEVVKYLLEEHPAIIVQDKEGKPVGIITRSDLFKLK; encoded by the coding sequence ATGGTAATTATCCCCCAACCAATAGATCCTCGAGAAATCAAAAAACTTCGAAAAGAGCTAGGAATAACTCAGGAAGAACTTGCTGAACGAGCAGGGGTCACCCAGGCCTACATAGCAAAATTGGAAAGTGGAAAAGTAGACCCAAGATTGTCAACCTTCAATCGAATTCTCCGTGCATTAAAAGAATGCAAGAAAAGTCGTTTTACTGCAAGAGAAATAATGTCTTCTCCAATAATTGCTGTTAAACCCTATGAGATCGTTGAAAATGTGGTTAGACTTATGAACAAATATAACATCTCCCAAGTACCTATAATGGCAGGAAATAAGGTGGTAGGTTCTATAACTGAGAAAACACTCGTGCGAAAAAGCTTTGAACATGAAGATTTACTCTCCAGAAAAGCCATGGAGGTCATGGATGAACCATTTCCGATAGTGAATGAAGACGAAAGTATTGAGGTAGTAAAATATCTACTGGAGGAACATCCAGCTATAATCGTACAGGACAAAGAAGGAAAACCTGTAGGGATTATAACACGATCTGACCTTTTCAAATTAAAATAG
- a CDS encoding proteasome-activating nucleotidase: MNDVKDVNVKPHEKEYDDYVYYLKRRIRQLELQVRTLEADKERLERELSRLRMEMSRLRQPPAFAGTLIELLDEDRAIVQNYNGPRFVVRIAPWIERENLKPGSRVALDQRTMAVIELLPSQKDPSVLGFEVIERPNVTYNDIGGLKKEIMELREAVELPLKHPDLFEKVGIEPPKGVLLYGPPGCGKTLMAKALAHEVNATFIRVVGSELVRKYIGEGARLVSELFELAREKAPSIVFIDEIDAIGAKRLEETTGGEREVNRTLMQLLAELDGFDPRGNVKVIAATNRPDILDPALLRPGRFDRLIEVPLPEFRGRFEILKVHTRKMNLKKVDLKVIAEMTEGASGADLKAIVTEAGMFAIRARREYVTQEDFLKAVEKVLGSEERLAQQMATHEVMYG; this comes from the coding sequence ATGAACGATGTTAAAGATGTTAACGTCAAACCTCATGAGAAGGAATATGATGATTACGTTTATTATCTCAAACGTCGGATAAGGCAGCTTGAACTTCAAGTGAGAACACTTGAGGCCGATAAGGAGAGACTTGAGAGAGAGCTTTCTCGGTTGAGGATGGAGATGTCTCGACTTAGACAACCCCCTGCTTTTGCGGGGACTTTAATTGAATTGTTGGATGAAGATAGGGCTATTGTGCAGAACTATAATGGACCCAGGTTTGTTGTTAGAATTGCGCCATGGATAGAAAGAGAAAACTTAAAACCTGGTTCAAGAGTGGCTCTTGACCAAAGAACAATGGCAGTGATAGAGCTTTTACCATCACAAAAAGATCCATCTGTCCTTGGGTTTGAGGTAATTGAGAGACCAAACGTGACATACAACGATATTGGCGGGTTGAAAAAAGAGATAATGGAGCTTAGAGAAGCTGTTGAACTACCTCTAAAACATCCAGATCTCTTTGAAAAAGTTGGAATTGAGCCTCCAAAAGGAGTCTTACTCTATGGCCCTCCTGGATGCGGAAAGACTTTGATGGCTAAGGCACTTGCCCATGAGGTTAATGCTACGTTCATAAGGGTTGTAGGAAGTGAACTTGTGAGGAAGTATATAGGGGAAGGGGCAAGGCTAGTGAGTGAGTTATTCGAACTTGCACGTGAAAAAGCACCTTCAATAGTCTTCATAGACGAAATAGATGCAATCGGGGCCAAGAGGCTTGAGGAGACAACTGGAGGAGAAAGGGAGGTTAATAGGACTTTAATGCAACTTCTTGCTGAGTTGGATGGGTTTGATCCAAGAGGAAACGTCAAGGTTATTGCAGCAACTAACAGACCAGATATTCTTGACCCTGCTCTGTTAAGACCTGGAAGGTTTGATAGATTAATAGAAGTTCCATTACCAGAGTTCCGTGGTAGGTTTGAGATCCTTAAAGTCCACACTAGAAAGATGAACCTCAAGAAAGTTGACCTTAAGGTAATAGCGGAGATGACGGAAGGGGCTAGTGGAGCTGACCTAAAGGCTATTGTAACAGAGGCAGGGATGTTTGCAATTAGAGCAAGGAGAGAATATGTAACCCAAGAAGACTTCCTAAAAGCGGTTGAGAAAGTCCTTGGCTCTGAAGAAAGATTGGCCCAACAAATGGCTACGCACGAAGTTATGTATGGATGA
- a CDS encoding metal-dependent hydrolase, whose translation MVRIRFLGHAAFEIEGEGKKILIDPFLTGNPTAAAKPEEFEKVDLILVTHAHGDHVGDSVKIAQRTGAKIVAMYDIANYLVEGNAGITTIGMNYGPTKVDGVKLVQVPAWHSSSDGKYSIGNACGYIVEFEGVKIYHAGDTYVFKDMELFAELYGIDVALLPIGGHFTMGPKEAAKAVELLRPKYVIPMHYRTFPPIAKTPEEFKDLVGDKAQVIILKPGEVFEL comes from the coding sequence ATGGTAAGAATAAGATTCCTGGGACATGCTGCTTTTGAGATAGAGGGAGAAGGGAAAAAGATACTCATTGATCCCTTTTTAACAGGAAATCCAACTGCAGCTGCAAAACCTGAAGAATTTGAGAAAGTTGATCTAATTCTTGTAACTCATGCCCATGGAGACCATGTTGGAGATAGTGTTAAAATTGCCCAAAGAACTGGGGCAAAAATAGTGGCGATGTATGATATAGCCAACTATCTGGTGGAAGGAAACGCAGGGATAACCACAATAGGAATGAACTATGGCCCAACCAAGGTAGATGGAGTTAAACTAGTTCAAGTGCCCGCCTGGCATTCAAGTAGTGATGGAAAGTACAGCATAGGCAATGCATGTGGTTATATTGTAGAATTCGAAGGGGTAAAGATATACCATGCTGGAGATACTTACGTGTTTAAAGACATGGAACTTTTTGCAGAACTCTATGGAATTGACGTGGCCTTGCTTCCAATAGGAGGTCACTTCACAATGGGACCAAAGGAAGCAGCAAAAGCTGTCGAGCTTCTTAGACCTAAGTACGTCATTCCCATGCATTATAGAACATTTCCACCAATAGCCAAAACTCCTGAGGAGTTCAAAGACCTTGTTGGGGACAAAGCTCAGGTTATCATACTAAAACCGGGAGAGGTTTTTGAGCTTTGA
- a CDS encoding cell wall-binding repeat-containing protein, whose product MVGGLRTRYTATILITSLLIASFMGVLVHAQEETPDIPKYDIIIVRNDDLIDYIAVQPYAKLLNVPVLPVNPQDLDEKTWAQLYSYVQLGWKKVLIVGNSNAVSKEVEDELLKMGYSVTRIGGDVRTETAEKLAVHFYPSGSKAVVLASALDYGSALAASKFAMEYELPMLLTLENDLSEHAVAGLSNLKPSLVIIVGTGINQTIETKLKNMGYQTYWLGRTVEKPPVSPPEEPSPYTYSFIGAILALIIAIPVVLYWAKKKWYSHKIPVEVLTEKERIVVRALIEQGGKVKQEDLPDLTGYSRPTVSRIIQELEKKQLVEREKVGKTFIVKLVKEIDLRE is encoded by the coding sequence GTGGTGGGTGGATTGAGGACAAGATACACAGCAACAATACTAATTACAAGTTTACTCATAGCTTCCTTCATGGGGGTTTTGGTACATGCCCAAGAAGAGACTCCTGACATCCCCAAATATGATATTATAATTGTTAGAAATGATGACTTGATTGACTATATTGCAGTCCAACCTTACGCAAAACTTCTTAATGTCCCTGTTCTTCCTGTTAATCCTCAGGACTTAGATGAAAAAACTTGGGCTCAATTATATTCTTACGTGCAACTGGGATGGAAAAAGGTATTGATAGTTGGAAACTCAAATGCCGTGAGTAAAGAAGTTGAAGACGAACTCCTTAAAATGGGATATAGCGTTACGCGGATAGGTGGCGATGTTAGAACCGAAACTGCGGAAAAATTAGCCGTTCATTTTTATCCTAGTGGATCAAAAGCCGTTGTATTGGCAAGTGCTCTGGATTATGGATCTGCATTAGCAGCATCAAAATTTGCTATGGAGTATGAACTTCCGATGCTATTAACCCTCGAAAATGACCTCTCCGAACATGCTGTTGCTGGATTATCAAACCTGAAACCAAGCCTTGTTATAATTGTAGGTACTGGAATAAACCAAACGATAGAAACAAAACTCAAGAACATGGGATATCAGACGTATTGGCTTGGCCGGACTGTTGAGAAGCCTCCTGTTTCACCCCCTGAAGAACCTTCACCTTACACTTACTCATTCATTGGTGCCATACTAGCTTTAATAATTGCCATACCTGTTGTGCTTTATTGGGCAAAGAAGAAGTGGTATTCCCATAAAATCCCGGTGGAGGTACTTACAGAGAAAGAGAGAATAGTAGTAAGGGCATTGATAGAACAAGGAGGAAAAGTAAAACAAGAAGACCTCCCCGACCTCACTGGTTATTCCAGACCCACCGTCAGTAGAATAATTCAGGAACTTGAAAAGAAACAACTTGTCGAAAGGGAAAAAGTGGGCAAAACCTTCATTGTCAAGCTTGTAAAAGAAATAGACTTAAGAGAATAG
- a CDS encoding C2H2-type zinc finger protein, with protein sequence MKAIKVKDRDGEVFFKCPRCGMVFKKSKDYIKHVNKAHGHLFRSL encoded by the coding sequence ATGAAGGCGATAAAAGTTAAAGATAGGGACGGTGAAGTATTCTTCAAATGTCCCAGATGTGGCATGGTGTTTAAGAAGAGTAAGGATTACATTAAACATGTAAACAAGGCCCATGGACATCTCTTTAGAAGTCTTTGA
- a CDS encoding creatininase family protein yields the protein MKMEELSWEEFAKMKKSIRAVLIPVGSVEAHGKHLPLGTDVFAPLEISRRIEKKLKKKGIGIFIAPPVWYGHSFVLNVYPGTINVKADTLRRYIRDILDEFALEGFKELIVLNGHGGNIYPIVEAAEEIAEKHDVEILLINWWIDFKEEILKVCSSQGHAGEDETSVMLVITPELAKMEKAKGEKRVLPVRVIKRDIGLEVFPNGINDDPRGATREKGEQILEIVSDKIAEILVERL from the coding sequence ATGAAAATGGAAGAACTCAGTTGGGAAGAATTTGCAAAGATGAAAAAGAGCATAAGAGCAGTTTTAATTCCTGTTGGAAGTGTAGAAGCTCATGGGAAACATTTACCTTTAGGCACGGATGTATTTGCACCCCTTGAAATCTCTAGAAGGATCGAAAAAAAGTTGAAGAAAAAAGGGATTGGCATCTTTATAGCTCCACCTGTTTGGTATGGTCACAGTTTTGTTTTGAACGTATATCCCGGTACCATAAATGTAAAGGCAGATACTTTACGGAGATATATTCGGGATATTTTGGATGAGTTTGCATTAGAGGGCTTTAAGGAGCTCATCGTACTAAACGGACACGGTGGGAATATATATCCTATTGTTGAGGCAGCTGAGGAAATTGCTGAAAAGCATGATGTTGAAATTCTGCTTATAAACTGGTGGATCGACTTCAAAGAGGAAATATTAAAAGTATGTTCCTCTCAAGGGCATGCTGGAGAAGATGAAACTTCAGTGATGTTAGTAATAACCCCAGAGCTTGCCAAAATGGAAAAGGCAAAAGGAGAGAAAAGGGTCCTGCCAGTTAGGGTGATAAAAAGGGATATTGGGCTTGAAGTCTTTCCGAATGGTATAAATGATGATCCTCGGGGAGCCACAAGAGAGAAGGGGGAACAGATTTTAGAAATTGTTAGTGATAAGATAGCAGAAATTCTGGTTGAGAGACTATGA
- a CDS encoding glycosyltransferase family 4 protein encodes MKVALVSDWYYPKIGGVASHMHNLAIKLKERGHEVAIVTNNRETGKERELAERGIELIKIPGVITPLLEINVSYGLKSSEELNGFLRDFDVIHSHHAFTPLALKAAKAGKAMKKATLLTTHSISFAHDSRLWEALGLTIPLFTTYLKYPHKIIAVSKAAKAFIEHFTDIPISIVPNGVDDNRFMPASNKDDIKADFGIEGDVILYVSRMSYRKGPHVLLNAFSEIKEGTLVMVGSGEMLPFLKMQAKFLGIEDRVIFLGYVEDNKLPEVFRMADIFVLPSVTSEAFGIVVLEAMASGVPVIATNVGGIPEIVKENEAGLLVPPGNELELRNAIQRLLQEEKLREWYGSNGRKAVEEKYSWDRVVVKIEKTYEEVLSNI; translated from the coding sequence ATGAAAGTGGCACTAGTTAGTGATTGGTATTATCCAAAAATAGGAGGAGTAGCATCTCACATGCATAACTTGGCCATAAAACTAAAGGAGAGAGGACATGAAGTAGCCATAGTAACAAATAATCGAGAGACGGGAAAGGAGAGAGAATTGGCTGAAAGGGGAATCGAGTTAATAAAAATCCCAGGAGTCATTACTCCTTTGTTAGAGATAAATGTAAGTTATGGTTTAAAGTCTTCTGAAGAACTTAATGGATTTTTGAGAGATTTTGACGTTATTCATTCACATCACGCTTTTACTCCACTTGCATTAAAAGCTGCAAAAGCTGGAAAAGCTATGAAAAAGGCCACTCTCCTTACCACTCATAGTATATCTTTTGCCCATGACTCACGTCTCTGGGAGGCCTTGGGATTAACAATCCCTCTATTTACTACGTATCTTAAATACCCTCACAAAATAATTGCCGTGAGCAAAGCAGCTAAAGCTTTTATTGAACATTTTACCGATATTCCAATCTCCATTGTTCCAAATGGGGTGGATGACAATCGATTTATGCCTGCTTCGAATAAGGATGATATAAAAGCTGATTTTGGGATTGAGGGAGATGTTATCCTATATGTGAGTCGTATGAGTTATAGAAAAGGCCCGCATGTACTCTTGAATGCATTTTCTGAGATAAAAGAGGGTACACTTGTAATGGTGGGAAGTGGTGAGATGCTACCTTTTCTTAAAATGCAAGCCAAGTTCTTGGGGATTGAGGATAGAGTTATCTTCCTAGGGTACGTGGAGGACAACAAACTTCCTGAAGTCTTCAGAATGGCAGATATCTTTGTCTTGCCTTCAGTAACGTCAGAGGCCTTCGGAATAGTTGTTCTTGAGGCTATGGCATCTGGGGTCCCAGTTATAGCTACAAATGTTGGAGGGATTCCTGAAATAGTGAAAGAAAATGAAGCGGGATTGCTTGTTCCTCCTGGAAATGAGCTTGAGCTTAGGAATGCAATTCAGAGATTGTTGCAGGAGGAGAAACTCAGGGAATGGTATGGGAGTAATGGAAGAAAAGCCGTTGAAGAAAAGTATTCTTGGGACAGGGTTGTGGTTAAGATAGAAAAAACTTATGAGGAAGTTCTTTCAAACATATAG